Proteins encoded within one genomic window of Conchiformibius steedae:
- a CDS encoding Ppx/GppA phosphatase family protein has product MNTSSMLASVDLGSNSFRLQICQIRNGQIQIIENIKHMVRFAAGLDAQKNLDQASQTRALECLAQFGERLRGFDPACVRAVATNTFRVAKNIATFLPQAEAALGFPIEVIAGREEARLIYTGVVHTYPAEGRKMLVVDIGGGSTEFIIGSTLHPILTESLPLGCVSYSGRFFTDKANRKNFQAAIHAARSEIQRIAKFYKREGWDITLGTSGTAKSIAHVIAAEGLGDTITLTAMHQLAERIAAAGSVKKAKLAGLKPERIDVFAGGLAVMTAVFEELDIASMEFTEAALRDGVFYDLIGRNPDTDMREQTAQQFQNRYHVSTKQAARVNRLAQRFWTDVSADDNPPARWQDSLRWAAMLHEIGLDIAHTAYHKHSAYILEQADMPGFSRPEQHILSALAIGQRGDLKKMHDIIKNDELLWRAVLVLRLAVLFCRARLPVTLPDQAALSRQGKHYTLRLPQSWLDDNPLTAAALTAEAEHWHKAGQALSVSAV; this is encoded by the coding sequence ATGAATACCTCTTCCATGCTCGCTTCTGTTGATTTAGGCTCCAACAGCTTCCGTCTGCAAATTTGCCAAATCCGCAACGGTCAAATTCAAATTATTGAAAATATTAAACACATGGTGCGCTTTGCTGCGGGTTTGGACGCGCAAAAAAACCTTGACCAAGCCTCACAAACCCGCGCTTTGGAATGCTTGGCGCAGTTTGGCGAACGGCTGCGCGGTTTTGACCCTGCTTGTGTCCGTGCCGTTGCCACCAATACTTTCCGCGTGGCAAAAAACATCGCCACGTTTTTACCGCAGGCAGAAGCCGCTTTGGGTTTTCCGATTGAAGTGATTGCAGGGCGCGAAGAAGCGCGTTTGATTTACACAGGCGTGGTACACACCTATCCCGCCGAAGGACGCAAAATGCTGGTGGTGGATATTGGCGGCGGTTCTACCGAATTTATTATCGGCAGCACCCTGCATCCGATTTTGACCGAAAGCCTGCCTTTAGGTTGTGTGAGTTATTCGGGGCGTTTTTTTACCGACAAAGCCAACCGCAAAAATTTTCAAGCCGCCATTCACGCCGCGCGTAGCGAAATCCAGCGCATCGCCAAATTTTACAAACGCGAAGGCTGGGACATCACACTCGGCACATCGGGCACAGCCAAATCCATCGCCCATGTGATTGCCGCCGAAGGCTTGGGCGACACCATCACACTAACCGCCATGCACCAGCTGGCAGAGCGCATCGCCGCCGCAGGCAGCGTGAAAAAAGCCAAATTGGCAGGTTTAAAACCCGAACGAATTGATGTTTTTGCAGGCGGTTTGGCGGTAATGACCGCCGTGTTTGAGGAGCTGGACATCGCCAGCATGGAATTTACCGAAGCCGCTTTGCGCGATGGCGTGTTTTACGACTTAATCGGGCGTAATCCCGATACCGATATGCGCGAACAAACCGCCCAGCAGTTTCAAAACCGCTACCACGTCAGCACCAAACAAGCGGCGCGGGTAAACCGTTTGGCGCAGCGTTTTTGGACAGACGTATCCGCCGACGATAATCCGCCCGCCCGCTGGCAGGACAGCCTGCGTTGGGCAGCCATGCTGCACGAAATCGGGCTGGACATCGCCCACACCGCCTACCACAAACACAGTGCCTATATTCTTGAACAAGCCGATATGCCGGGGTTTTCCCGTCCCGAACAACATATTTTGTCTGCCCTTGCCATAGGTCAGCGCGGCGACCTGAAAAAAATGCACGACATCATCAAAAACGATGAACTGCTGTGGCGTGCCGTGCTGGTGTTGCGCTTGGCGGTACTGTTCTGCCGCGCCCGCCTGCCCGTTACCCTGCCCGACCAAGCCGCCTTATCGCGCCAAGGCAAACACTACACCCTGCGCCTGCCGCAAAGCTGGTTAGACGACAACCCCCTAACCGCCGCCGCGCTTACCGCCGAAGCCGAACATTGGCACAAAGCAGGACAAGCATTAAGCGTCAGCGCAGTGTAA
- a CDS encoding DUF2130 domain-containing protein, with the protein MSQNIRCPHCQTPFTLDESAYNHIAEQVRSHEFHQEIEQRLAQEQHKHRQDLQLTAERVQHNWEQKLAEKERELLIQQQKNSQLAEQAEQLRRSQEYAVQQALNDKEKEILQLHNQLAQAAAATEYAKQQEQQRLAEQLHAKERQIHTLQSQQQLLLAEKKQELAQAVWTAQQERAQLENQLRQQQDRHELDKHHWNEQHRRALEQKDEMIAYYKDFKARQSTKMLGESLEQHCETEFNRIRTAAFPLAQFGKDNDAKSGSKGDYIYREFDEAGAEIVSIMFEMKNEGDETATKKKNEHFFKELDKDRREKGCEYAVLVSLLEADSELYNNGIVDVSYAYPRMYVIRPQFFIPLISILRNAALHSLPYKREVQQMREQNIDITTFEQDLENFKHAFGRNYRLASEKFKTAIEEIDKTISHLEKTKAALLSSENNLRLANDKAEDLTVKKLVRKNPTMKAKFDALNHEGD; encoded by the coding sequence ATGTCTCAAAACATCCGCTGCCCCCACTGCCAAACCCCTTTTACGCTGGACGAAAGCGCTTACAACCACATCGCCGAACAAGTCCGCAGCCACGAGTTTCACCAAGAAATTGAACAACGTCTCGCCCAAGAACAACACAAACACCGTCAGGATTTACAACTGACCGCTGAGCGCGTGCAACACAATTGGGAACAAAAACTGGCTGAAAAAGAACGCGAACTGCTGATTCAGCAGCAAAAAAACAGCCAATTGGCAGAGCAGGCAGAACAGTTGCGCCGCAGTCAGGAATACGCTGTTCAGCAGGCATTAAACGACAAAGAAAAAGAAATCCTGCAACTGCATAACCAGCTTGCCCAAGCCGCTGCCGCCACCGAATACGCCAAACAGCAAGAACAACAGCGTTTAGCCGAGCAACTGCATGCCAAAGAACGTCAAATTCACACCCTGCAATCGCAGCAGCAGTTATTGTTGGCAGAAAAAAAACAAGAATTGGCGCAAGCTGTGTGGACGGCGCAGCAGGAAAGGGCGCAGTTGGAAAACCAATTGCGCCAGCAGCAAGACCGTCACGAATTGGACAAACATCATTGGAACGAACAGCACCGCCGCGCCCTAGAGCAAAAAGACGAAATGATTGCCTATTACAAAGATTTTAAAGCGCGTCAATCCACCAAAATGTTGGGCGAGAGCTTGGAACAGCATTGCGAAACCGAGTTTAACCGCATTCGCACCGCTGCTTTTCCGCTGGCGCAGTTTGGCAAAGACAACGATGCCAAAAGCGGCAGCAAAGGCGATTACATTTACCGCGAATTTGACGAAGCGGGCGCGGAAATCGTTTCCATTATGTTTGAAATGAAAAACGAAGGCGACGAAACCGCCACCAAAAAGAAAAATGAACATTTTTTCAAAGAATTGGATAAAGACCGCCGCGAAAAAGGCTGCGAATACGCGGTGCTGGTGTCGTTACTGGAAGCCGATAGCGAGCTGTATAACAACGGTATTGTGGACGTATCTTATGCTTATCCGCGTATGTATGTGATTCGTCCGCAGTTTTTTATTCCGCTGATTAGTATTTTGCGGAATGCAGCTTTACATTCGCTGCCGTATAAGCGCGAAGTGCAGCAGATGCGCGAACAAAATATTGACATCACCACGTTTGAGCAGGATTTGGAAAACTTTAAACATGCGTTTGGGCGCAACTATCGTCTTGCCAGCGAAAAATTTAAAACGGCGATTGAAGAAATTGATAAAACCATCAGCCATTTGGAAAAAACCAAAGCGGCGTTGCTGTCGTCTGAAAACAATTTGCGCCTAGCCAACGATAAGGCGGAAGATTTGACGGTGAAAAAATTGGTTCGCAAAAACCCGACCATGAAAGCGAAGTTTGATGCGTTGAATCATGAGGGGGATTGA
- a CDS encoding GTPase/DUF3482 domain-containing protein produces the protein MSETLSLAVVGHTNTGKTSLMRTLLRDDAFGEVRNAAATTRHVEEAVITDGGTPLIRLYDTPGLEDAGGILDWLESETSPQRDGIERLRIFLQSPAAQNEFSQEAKVLRQLIHSDMALYVIDAREPVLPKYKDELTILSWCAKPVMPVFNFTHGQDLSAWQEMLARRNLHVSGSFDTVAFDFEGEMRLWENLATMLPQRGIPERLIAARRREWAELDKQSRLDIAHFLLDTAAYAQGLTDATQLPQLQQHMHQSVRDLERQLHEQMLKRYRFYRSEITRSEWQLNVLEQNPFDSSQLKHYGIRTTRGAATGALIGLGIDTLTMGLSLGLGTALGGVIGGLFPNFNDLSDKIKGVQTVRIDSPTLAVLAARALDLLEILQTRGHAAQHNIAAAAARTPWQPDRPPEVLKTAQHHDKWSSLNGTPAAQAHTARQDAAHKLAREVYLPSSKHPAPLPQMHGKGLL, from the coding sequence ATGTCCGAAACCCTTTCTTTGGCCGTAGTCGGTCACACCAACACAGGTAAAACTTCGCTGATGCGTACCCTGCTGCGCGATGATGCGTTTGGCGAAGTACGCAACGCCGCCGCTACCACCCGCCACGTTGAAGAAGCCGTGATTACCGACGGCGGCACGCCCCTTATCCGCCTGTACGACACCCCCGGCTTGGAAGACGCAGGCGGGATTTTGGATTGGTTGGAAAGCGAAACCTCGCCGCAGCGCGACGGTATTGAACGTTTGCGGATTTTTTTGCAAAGCCCCGCCGCGCAAAACGAATTTTCCCAAGAAGCCAAAGTATTGCGCCAATTGATACACAGCGATATGGCACTGTATGTGATTGATGCCCGCGAACCCGTTTTGCCCAAATACAAGGACGAACTCACCATTCTGTCATGGTGCGCCAAGCCTGTGATGCCCGTGTTTAACTTTACCCACGGACAGGATTTAAGCGCGTGGCAGGAAATGCTGGCGCGGCGCAATCTGCACGTTTCGGGCAGTTTTGATACCGTGGCATTTGATTTTGAAGGCGAAATGCGCTTATGGGAAAACTTGGCAACCATGTTGCCCCAACGCGGCATTCCCGAACGCCTAATTGCCGCACGGCGGCGCGAATGGGCAGAATTGGACAAGCAATCGCGTTTGGACATCGCCCACTTCCTGCTGGACACCGCCGCTTATGCACAAGGTTTAACCGATGCCACACAGCTGCCCCAATTGCAACAACACATGCACCAATCCGTGCGTGATTTGGAACGCCAATTGCACGAGCAAATGCTCAAGCGTTACCGTTTTTACCGCAGTGAAATCACCCGCAGCGAATGGCAGCTTAATGTTTTGGAACAGAATCCCTTTGACAGCAGCCAGCTCAAGCACTACGGCATCCGCACCACACGCGGCGCAGCCACAGGCGCACTCATCGGCTTGGGGATAGACACGCTGACCATGGGTTTATCTTTGGGCCTGGGAACGGCATTGGGTGGCGTGATTGGCGGATTATTCCCCAATTTTAATGACTTATCCGACAAAATCAAAGGCGTGCAAACCGTGCGTATTGATTCGCCTACTTTGGCAGTATTGGCGGCGCGAGCATTGGATTTATTGGAAATTTTGCAAACACGCGGACACGCAGCACAGCACAATATCGCTGCCGCTGCCGCCCGCACACCGTGGCAGCCCGACCGTCCGCCCGAAGTGCTGAAAACCGCACAACATCACGACAAATGGTCGTCGCTGAACGGCACACCCGCCGCCCAAGCCCATACCGCCCGCCAAGATGCCGCGCACAAACTGGCGCGTGAAGTGTATTTGCCTTCGTCCAAACACCCCGCGCCGCTGCCACAAATGCACGGTAAAGGTTTGTTGTGA
- the pnp gene encoding polyribonucleotide nucleotidyltransferase, whose amino-acid sequence MFQKFTKSFQYGDQTVTFETGEIARQAAAAVKVSMGDTVVLVAVTANKEVKAGQDFFPLTVDYFERTYAAGKIPGGFFKREGKQSEKEILTSRLIDRPIRPLFPEGFYHDIQIVATVLSVDPEIDSDIPAMLGASAALVLSGVPFAGPIGAARVGYVNDTYVLNPTKAQLNRSRLDLVVAGTAQAVLMVESEADILSEEIMLGAVVYGHEQMQTVINAINELADEVNPAVWDWQAPVADEQLVAQIKAIAGETVQAAFQIREKQARGAKIAEAWAAVEAALINEDTDTLKANEIKGIFKQLEADVVRGQILAGKPRIDGRDTRTVRPINIQTNVLPRTHGSALFTRGETQALAVATLGTSRDEQIIDALSGEYSDRFMLHYNFPPYSTGEVGRVGPPKRREIGHGRLAKRALVAVLPPAEEFSYTMRVVSEITESNGSSSMASVCGGCLSLLSAGVPLKAHVAGVAMGLILEGNKFAVLTDILGDEDHLGDMDFKVAGTTNGVTALQMDIKIQGITKEIMQIALAQAQEARLHILQQMQNAVAGPQALSQHAPRLFTMKINPEKIREVIGKGGETIRGITSETGTEINIADDGTVTIAATTSEAGEAAKKRIEQITAEVEVGKVYQGTVVKLLDNNVGAIVSVMPGKDGLVHISQIAHERVKNVSDYLQVGQSVNVKALEVDDRGRVRLSIKALIEPPVAAEKAE is encoded by the coding sequence ATGTTTCAAAAATTTACCAAATCCTTTCAATACGGCGATCAAACCGTAACCTTTGAAACGGGCGAAATCGCCCGCCAAGCGGCGGCTGCCGTTAAAGTATCAATGGGCGACACCGTGGTTTTGGTGGCGGTAACCGCCAATAAAGAAGTGAAAGCAGGACAAGACTTTTTCCCGCTGACTGTAGATTATTTTGAGCGTACTTACGCCGCAGGCAAAATCCCCGGCGGTTTTTTCAAGCGCGAAGGCAAACAAAGCGAAAAAGAAATTTTAACCAGCCGTTTGATTGACCGTCCGATTCGCCCCCTGTTCCCCGAAGGTTTTTATCACGATATTCAAATTGTGGCGACTGTGTTATCGGTGGACCCCGAAATTGATTCCGATATTCCCGCCATGTTGGGCGCATCTGCCGCGCTGGTGTTAAGCGGTGTGCCGTTTGCTGGTCCGATTGGCGCGGCGCGTGTAGGTTATGTGAATGATACTTATGTATTAAACCCCACTAAAGCGCAATTAAACCGTTCGCGCTTGGATTTGGTGGTGGCAGGTACCGCGCAAGCCGTGTTGATGGTGGAATCAGAAGCCGATATTTTGTCGGAAGAAATCATGTTGGGCGCAGTGGTTTATGGTCACGAACAAATGCAAACCGTGATTAACGCCATCAACGAATTGGCAGATGAAGTTAATCCCGCCGTATGGGATTGGCAAGCCCCCGTTGCCGATGAACAACTGGTTGCACAAATTAAAGCAATCGCAGGCGAAACCGTACAAGCAGCCTTCCAAATCCGCGAAAAACAAGCACGTGGCGCGAAAATTGCCGAAGCATGGGCAGCCGTAGAAGCCGCTTTGATTAACGAAGACACCGACACGCTGAAAGCCAACGAAATCAAAGGCATTTTCAAGCAGCTGGAAGCCGATGTGGTGCGTGGACAGATTTTGGCAGGTAAACCGCGTATTGACGGGCGCGATACCCGCACCGTGCGTCCGATTAACATTCAAACCAATGTGTTACCGCGCACCCACGGTTCTGCCCTGTTTACCCGTGGCGAAACCCAAGCCTTGGCGGTTGCCACTTTAGGCACATCACGCGATGAGCAGATTATCGATGCCTTGAGCGGCGAATACAGCGACCGCTTTATGCTGCATTACAACTTCCCGCCCTACTCTACTGGCGAAGTGGGTCGCGTTGGTCCGCCCAAACGCCGCGAAATCGGTCACGGACGTTTGGCAAAACGCGCTTTGGTTGCCGTGCTGCCCCCTGCCGAAGAGTTTAGCTACACCATGCGCGTGGTATCGGAAATTACCGAATCCAACGGTTCGTCTTCTATGGCGAGCGTGTGCGGCGGCTGTTTGAGCCTGTTGTCTGCGGGCGTGCCTTTGAAAGCACACGTTGCAGGCGTAGCCATGGGCTTGATTTTGGAAGGCAATAAATTTGCCGTGCTGACCGATATTTTGGGCGACGAAGACCACTTGGGCGATATGGACTTTAAAGTGGCGGGTACGACCAACGGCGTAACCGCGCTGCAAATGGACATCAAAATCCAAGGTATTACCAAAGAAATCATGCAGATTGCCTTGGCGCAAGCACAAGAAGCGCGTTTGCATATCCTGCAACAAATGCAAAACGCCGTGGCAGGTCCACAAGCCCTGTCGCAACACGCACCGCGCCTGTTTACCATGAAAATCAATCCCGAAAAAATCCGCGAAGTGATTGGTAAAGGCGGCGAAACCATTCGCGGCATCACCTCTGAAACAGGCACGGAAATCAATATCGCTGACGACGGCACTGTTACCATCGCTGCCACCACTTCTGAAGCAGGCGAAGCCGCGAAAAAACGCATTGAGCAGATTACCGCCGAAGTGGAAGTGGGTAAAGTGTATCAAGGCACGGTGGTGAAACTGCTGGATAATAATGTGGGCGCGATTGTGTCGGTTATGCCCGGAAAAGACGGTTTGGTACACATCAGCCAAATCGCCCACGAGCGCGTGAAAAACGTATCCGATTATCTGCAAGTGGGTCAGTCGGTCAACGTGAAAGCCTTGGAAGTGGACGACCGCGGTCGCGTGCGTTTGTCCATCAAAGCCTTAATCGAGCCGCCTGTGGCTGCTGAAAAAGCCGAATAA
- the fabD gene encoding ACP S-malonyltransferase, whose amino-acid sequence MSAFAFFFPGQGSQSLNMMNGFDGNTLVQNTFAEASAALGEDLWAMMNGSDAEIIAQTVHTQPLMLTAGVATYRAYLAAGGAAPHTVAGHSLGEYTALVAAGVLDFADAVRLVRKRAELMQNAVPAGEGAMAAVLGLDDDSVRQICADAEQGGVVEAVNFNSPGQVVIAGDAQAVARAAEAAKAAGAKRALPLPVSVPSHCRLMRPAADELANYLNGITFQAPQIRVLHNADVAAYSSPEQIKDALVRQLYSPVRWTETVAQLVREGITESAECGPGKVLAGLAKRIDKAAVCTALVSQEAVAAFAHAHPA is encoded by the coding sequence ATGTCTGCTTTTGCCTTTTTTTTCCCAGGACAAGGCTCGCAAAGCCTGAATATGATGAACGGTTTTGACGGCAATACGCTGGTTCAAAACACTTTTGCTGAAGCTTCTGCCGCCTTGGGCGAAGATTTGTGGGCAATGATGAACGGCAGCGATGCCGAAATCATCGCGCAAACGGTCCATACCCAACCGCTGATGCTGACCGCAGGCGTGGCAACTTACCGCGCTTATCTGGCGGCGGGTGGTGCTGCGCCGCATACGGTGGCGGGACACAGCTTGGGCGAATACACCGCTTTAGTGGCAGCAGGCGTTTTGGATTTTGCCGATGCCGTGCGCTTGGTACGCAAACGCGCTGAACTGATGCAAAACGCCGTTCCCGCAGGCGAAGGCGCAATGGCAGCCGTGTTGGGTTTGGACGATGACAGCGTGCGCCAAATCTGCGCCGATGCCGAACAAGGCGGCGTGGTGGAAGCGGTAAACTTTAATTCACCCGGACAAGTGGTGATTGCAGGCGATGCCCAAGCCGTTGCCCGCGCCGCCGAAGCCGCCAAAGCCGCAGGTGCTAAACGCGCCCTGCCGCTGCCCGTGTCCGTGCCGTCGCATTGCCGCCTGATGCGCCCCGCCGCAGACGAATTGGCAAACTATTTAAACGGCATCACGTTCCAAGCCCCGCAAATCCGCGTATTGCACAACGCCGATGTCGCTGCTTACTCTAGCCCCGAACAAATCAAAGATGCTTTGGTACGCCAGCTTTACAGCCCCGTGCGTTGGACGGAAACCGTGGCGCAACTGGTGCGCGAAGGCATCACCGAATCCGCCGAATGCGGTCCTGGCAAAGTATTGGCAGGATTGGCAAAACGCATTGACAAAGCCGCCGTGTGTACCGCGCTGGTATCGCAGGAAGCCGTAGCAGCCTTTGCCCACGCCCACCCAGCCTAA
- the fabG gene encoding 3-oxoacyl-ACP reductase FabG yields the protein MSYDLNGKVALVTGASRGIGAAIANTLAQAGATVIGTATSENGAAAIGERLSAAGGAGRVLNAAENSAVENLIAEVEKQYGKIDILVNNAGITRDNLLMRMKEEDWDAVMDVNLKSVFRASKAVLRGMMKQRAGRIITITSVVGTMGNAGQTNYAAAKAALAGFSKSLAREAGSRGITVNCVAPGFIDTDMTRVLPEETRKMFEAQTALGHFGEAQDIADAVCFLASEQARYITGQTLHVNGGMLMP from the coding sequence ATGTCTTACGATTTAAACGGCAAAGTCGCTCTGGTAACGGGCGCATCACGCGGCATCGGCGCAGCCATTGCCAACACCCTCGCCCAAGCAGGCGCAACCGTTATCGGTACCGCCACTTCTGAAAACGGCGCAGCCGCCATCGGCGAGCGTTTGAGCGCGGCAGGCGGCGCAGGGCGCGTGTTAAACGCCGCCGAAAACAGCGCAGTAGAAAACCTGATTGCCGAAGTGGAAAAGCAATACGGCAAAATTGATATTTTGGTGAACAACGCAGGCATTACCCGCGATAATCTGCTGATGCGAATGAAAGAAGAAGATTGGGACGCGGTGATGGACGTCAATTTAAAATCCGTGTTCCGCGCCAGCAAAGCCGTGTTGCGCGGCATGATGAAGCAACGCGCAGGACGCATTATTACCATTACGTCCGTAGTCGGCACGATGGGCAATGCGGGACAAACCAACTACGCCGCCGCCAAAGCCGCTTTAGCAGGTTTTTCCAAATCGCTGGCGCGTGAAGCAGGCAGCCGCGGCATTACCGTTAATTGCGTTGCCCCCGGTTTTATTGACACCGATATGACCCGCGTGTTGCCCGAAGAAACACGAAAAATGTTTGAAGCGCAAACCGCGCTGGGACATTTCGGCGAAGCGCAGGATATTGCCGATGCCGTGTGTTTTCTCGCTTCCGAGCAAGCACGTTATATTACTGGGCAAACCCTGCATGTAAACGGCGGTATGCTGATGCCTTAA
- a CDS encoding benzoate/H(+) symporter BenE family transporter: MNRQPFTPSHFAAAVAGLLVSYGSSAVIIFQAAQTFGATQNQIASWFTIIGLVCGVLTLYLSIRHQAPVMMAWCTPGAAMMVGLQGISLAQAVGAFMFAGGLMWVVSASGFFDRLVRRIPATLASAMLAGILINFGSRVFVSMEKQTVLVGVMLGVYLLSKIRFPRYSILLMLVVGCGYAVFGGLADTAKIQAAPPVLEWVSPEFHWGHMIGIGIPLFIASLATQNVPGMAILRAYGYQTPAQPLVSSSAAATVLFAPFGAFMVNLAAISSAICMGADVDENPQKRYLANVLLGVMYLFLGAAGGMVVSLFAALPAELLAALAGIAVFGTLQSNLWAAWQDESTREASLITLLASASGMNLLGISSAFWGLLLGVAVYHLNQATARAKS, encoded by the coding sequence ATGAACCGCCAACCGTTTACCCCGTCCCATTTTGCCGCTGCCGTGGCTGGATTATTGGTGTCGTATGGCAGCAGCGCAGTGATTATTTTCCAAGCTGCGCAAACCTTTGGCGCAACGCAAAACCAAATCGCTTCATGGTTTACCATTATCGGGCTGGTGTGCGGGGTGCTGACGCTATATTTAAGCATACGCCACCAAGCACCCGTGATGATGGCATGGTGTACCCCCGGTGCGGCGATGATGGTGGGTTTACAGGGGATTTCGCTGGCGCAGGCGGTGGGCGCGTTTATGTTTGCGGGGGGATTGATGTGGGTGGTGTCGGCATCGGGATTTTTTGACCGCTTGGTGCGGCGCATTCCCGCAACTTTGGCATCTGCAATGTTGGCGGGGATTTTAATTAACTTTGGCAGCCGCGTGTTTGTGTCCATGGAAAAGCAGACCGTGCTGGTGGGCGTGATGTTGGGCGTATATTTGCTCAGTAAAATCCGTTTTCCGCGCTACAGTATTTTGCTGATGCTGGTGGTGGGTTGCGGCTACGCCGTATTCGGCGGTTTGGCAGACACCGCCAAAATCCAAGCTGCGCCGCCTGTGCTGGAATGGGTGTCGCCCGAATTTCATTGGGGACATATGATTGGCATTGGCATTCCGCTGTTTATTGCTTCGCTCGCCACCCAAAACGTCCCTGGAATGGCGATTTTACGCGCCTACGGTTACCAAACGCCCGCGCAACCTTTGGTTAGCAGTTCCGCTGCCGCTACCGTATTATTTGCCCCGTTTGGCGCGTTTATGGTGAACTTGGCTGCCATCAGTTCCGCTATCTGCATGGGCGCAGATGTAGATGAAAACCCACAAAAACGCTATCTTGCCAATGTGTTGTTGGGCGTGATGTATTTGTTTTTGGGCGCGGCGGGCGGCATGGTGGTGTCGCTGTTTGCCGCCTTGCCTGCAGAACTATTGGCAGCATTGGCAGGCATTGCCGTGTTTGGCACCCTGCAAAGCAATTTATGGGCAGCATGGCAGGACGAATCCACCCGCGAAGCCTCACTGATTACCCTGCTGGCAAGCGCATCGGGCATGAATCTGCTCGGCATCAGCAGCGCATTTTGGGGCTTGCTGCTGGGCGTTGCCGTCTATCATTTAAATCAGGCAACGGCGCGGGCAAAATCATAA
- the fba gene encoding class II fructose-bisphosphate aldolase (catalyzes the reversible aldol condensation of dihydroxyacetonephosphate and glyceraldehyde 3-phosphate in the Calvin cycle, glycolysis, and/or gluconeogenesis), translating into MALVSMRQLLDHAAENGYGLPAFNVNNLEQMRAIMEAANEVNSPVIVQASAGARKYAGAPFLRHLILAAVEEFPHIPVVMHQDHGTSPAVCQRAIQLGFSSVMMDGSLMEDGKTPADYDYNVGVTRQTVAFSHACGVSVEGEIGVLGNLETGEAGEEDGIGAVGKLSHDQMLTSVEDAVRFVRDTGVDALAIAVGTSHGAYKFSRPPTGDVLRIDRIKEIHAALPNTHIVMHGSSSVPQEWLAVINEHGGNIGETYGVPVEEIVEGIKHGVRKVNIDTDLRLASTGAIRRFMAQHPAEFDPRKYLGESVKAMKQICIDRYLAFGCEGQAGKIKPVSLEKMAAKYAAGELAQKISA; encoded by the coding sequence ATGGCACTGGTATCCATGCGCCAATTATTAGACCACGCCGCCGAAAACGGCTACGGTCTGCCCGCTTTCAACGTTAATAATCTGGAACAAATGCGCGCCATTATGGAAGCGGCGAACGAAGTCAATTCGCCCGTTATCGTGCAGGCTTCCGCAGGCGCGCGCAAATACGCAGGCGCGCCCTTTTTACGCCATCTGATTTTGGCAGCCGTAGAAGAATTCCCCCATATTCCCGTGGTGATGCACCAAGACCACGGCACGTCCCCCGCCGTGTGCCAACGCGCCATTCAACTGGGTTTCAGCTCGGTGATGATGGATGGCTCGCTAATGGAAGACGGCAAAACCCCCGCCGATTATGATTACAATGTGGGCGTTACCCGTCAAACGGTGGCGTTTTCCCATGCCTGCGGCGTATCGGTAGAAGGCGAAATCGGCGTATTGGGCAACTTGGAAACGGGTGAAGCGGGCGAAGAAGACGGCATCGGTGCGGTTGGCAAACTGAGCCACGACCAAATGCTTACCAGTGTGGAAGATGCCGTGCGCTTTGTGCGCGATACGGGCGTGGACGCACTGGCGATTGCGGTCGGCACCAGCCACGGCGCATACAAATTCAGCCGTCCGCCCACAGGCGACGTGCTGCGGATTGACCGCATTAAAGAAATTCACGCTGCCCTGCCCAACACCCATATTGTGATGCACGGTTCCAGCTCTGTACCGCAAGAATGGCTGGCAGTGATTAACGAACACGGCGGCAATATCGGCGAAACCTACGGCGTACCCGTAGAAGAAATTGTAGAAGGCATCAAACACGGCGTGCGTAAAGTGAATATCGACACCGATTTGCGCTTGGCTTCCACAGGGGCTATCCGCCGCTTTATGGCGCAGCACCCCGCCGAATTTGACCCGCGCAAATACTTGGGCGAAAGCGTGAAAGCCATGAAACAAATTTGTATTGACCGCTATCTGGCTTTCGGCTGCGAAGGTCAGGCAGGCAAAATCAAACCCGTTTCGCTGGAAAAAATGGCTGCCAAATACGCAGCAGGCGAATTGGCACAAAAAATTTCCGCCTAA